Proteins encoded together in one Pseudopipra pipra isolate bDixPip1 chromosome 23, bDixPip1.hap1, whole genome shotgun sequence window:
- the THY1 gene encoding thy-1 membrane glycoprotein yields MNPTIGITVILTVLQAAHCQMIKDLSACLLGQNLRVDCRYENKTSNPLTYEFSITKDNRKHVIHSTISVSENIYRSRANVTMHKNLVCLHLQSFTTSDEGVYMCELRATNDYTGNQIRNITVIKDKLEKCAGFSLLIQNTSWLLLLLLSLPLLQAVDFVSL; encoded by the exons ATGAACCCCACCATTGGCATCACTGTCATCCTGACAG TCCTCCAGGCCGCCCACTGTCAGATGATCAAGGACCTGAGTGCCTGCCTGCTGGGGCAGAACCTGCGCGTGGACTGTCGCTACGAGAACAAAACCAGCAACCCCCTGACCTACGAGTTCAGCATCACCAAGGACAACAGGAAGCACGTCATCCACAGCACCATCAGCGTCTCGGAGAACATCTACCGGAGCCGGGCCAACGTCACCATGCACAAGAACCTGGTGTGCCTCCACCTGCAGAGCTTCACCACCAGCGACGAGGGCGTCTACATGTGCGAGCTGAGGGCCACCAACGACTACACCGGCAACCAGATACGGAACATCACCGTCATCAAAG ACAAACTGGAGAAATGCGCCGGCTTCAGCCTCTTGATCCAGAACACCTcgtggctcctgctgctcctcctctccctgcctctcctgcaAGCCGTGGACTTCGTGTCCCTGTGA
- the USP2 gene encoding ubiquitin carboxyl-terminal hydrolase 2 isoform X1, with product MSQLSSTLKRYVDSSRYTETTYSKVPGGYSSYSSYGSTLSYADSDKIGFKASYLGSPRYHHAGLSPTSGYDRLPLYPDPSIRLSPSYIRAQPRPPGGGLSGGGCYSFTGTPTSPTGYLPAAAPLSRHKSISHSDLAREFSGLHTSDSAYAPARARQEPGTLQGLYEAATHSDYVRGYLESYGRKSNHGSLSAGHLGPSQASLGSALPPSGTRCASQPCERSDDPCDVPAQDPTSSKAVQGLTGLRNLGNTCFMNSILQCLSNTKELRDYCLQNQYLRDLNNNSRMRTALMSEFAKLIQLLWTSSPNESVSPSEFKTQIQRYAPRFVGYNQQDAQEFLRFLLDGLHSEVNRVLVRPRASTDTLDHLPDDEKSRQMWRRYQEREDSRISDLFVGQLKSSLTCSECGYCSTAFDPFWDLSLPIPKKGYGEVTLMDCLRLFTKEDVLDGDEKPTCCRCKARTRCTKKFSIQKFPKILVLHLKRFSEARIRSSKLTTFVNFQLKDLDLREFASQSCNHAVYNLYAVSNHSGTTMGGHYTAYCKSPVSSEWHTFNDSRVTPMSSSHVRSSDAYLLFYELASPSSRM from the exons AtgtcccagctctcctccaCCCTGAAGCGCTACGTGGACTCCTCCCGCTACACCGAGACCACCTACAGCAAAGTGCCCGGCGGTTACAGCTCCTACAGCTCCTATGGATCCACCCTGTCCTATGCAGACAGCGACAAAATCGGCTTCAAAGCCAGCTACCTGGGCTCCCCCCGCTACCACCACGCGGGGCTGTCCCCGACCAGCGGCTATGACAGGCTGCCCCTGTACCCCGACCCCAGCATCCGCCTGAGCCCCTCCTACATccgcgcccagccccggccgcCCGGCGGGGGGCTGAGCGGGGGGGGCTGCTACTCCTTCACAGGGACCCCCACCAGCCCCACGGGCTACCTGCCCGCCGCAGCGCCCCTGAGCCGCCACAAATCCATCAGCCACTCGGACCTGGCGCGGGAGTTCTCGGGGCTGCACACCTCGGACAGCGCCTACGcgcccgcccgcgcccggcAGGAGCCCGGCACCCTGCAGGGGCTCTACGAGGCTGCCACCCACTCCGACTACGTCCGTGGGTACCTGGAGAGCTACGGCAGGAAAAGCAACCACGGCAGCCTCTCCGCCGGCCACCTCGGCCCCTCTCAGGCCAGCCTGGGCTCGGCCCTGCCGCCCTCGGGCACCCGCTGTGCCAGCCAGCCCTGCGAGAGGAGCGACGACCCCTGCGACGTGCCCGCCCAGGACCCCACG agctccaAGGCGGTGCAGGGGCTGACTGGGCTGCGGAACCTCGGCAATACG TGCTTCATGAACTCCATCCTGCAGTGCCTGAGCAACACCAAGGAGCTGCGGGATTACTGCCTGCAGAACCAGTACCTGCGGGACCTCAACAACAACAGCCGCATGCGCACGGCGCTCATGTCAG AGTTTGCAAAGCTGATCCAGCTGCTCTGGACCTCGTCCCCCAACGAAAGCGTGAGCCCCTCCGAGTTCAAGACGCAGATCCAGAGATACGCCCCCCGCTTCGTCGGCTACAA CCAGCAGGATGCCCAGGAATTCCTGCGGTTCCTCCTGGATGGGTTGCACAGCGAGGTGAACCGTGTGCTGGTGCGGCCCCGGGCCAGCACGGACACCCTGGACCACCTCCC TGACGACGAGAAGAGCCGGCAGATGTGGAGGAGGTACCAGGAGAGGGAGGACAGCCGCATCAGcg ACCTCTTCGTTGGGCAGCTGAAGAGTTCGCTGACCTGCAGCGAGTGTGGCTACTGCTCCACCGCCTTCGACCCCTTCTGggacctgtccctgcccatccccaAG AAAGGCTACGGGGAGGTGACGCTCATGGACTGTCTCCGGCTCTTCACCAAAGAGGACGTGCTGGATGGGGACGAGAAACCG ACCTGTTGTCGCTGCAAAGCCAGGACGAGGTGCACGAAGAAATTCAGCATCCAGAAGTTCCCCAAGATCCTGGTGCTTC ACCTGAAGCGCTTCTCCGAGGCCAGGATACGAAGCAGCAAACTCACCACCTTCGTCAACTTCCAGCTGAAGGACCTGGACCTCCGGGAGTTCGCCTCGCAGAGCTGCA ATCACGCCGTTTACAACCTCTACGCCGTCTCCAACCACTCGGGCACCACCATGGGGGGACACTACACAGCCTACTGCAAGAGCCCCGTGTCCAGCGAGTGGCACACCTTCAACGACTCCCG CGTCACCCCGATGTCGTCCAGCCACGTCCGCAGCAGCGACGCCTACCTGCTCTTCTACGAGCTGGCCAGCCCGTCCTCCCGCATGtag
- the USP2 gene encoding ubiquitin carboxyl-terminal hydrolase 2 isoform X2: MRDSYTVTLPEEPPALPDLHKDLRPRASMPGSLLVSTFVGLVLNKTKSSKAVQGLTGLRNLGNTCFMNSILQCLSNTKELRDYCLQNQYLRDLNNNSRMRTALMSEFAKLIQLLWTSSPNESVSPSEFKTQIQRYAPRFVGYNQQDAQEFLRFLLDGLHSEVNRVLVRPRASTDTLDHLPDDEKSRQMWRRYQEREDSRISDLFVGQLKSSLTCSECGYCSTAFDPFWDLSLPIPKKGYGEVTLMDCLRLFTKEDVLDGDEKPTCCRCKARTRCTKKFSIQKFPKILVLHLKRFSEARIRSSKLTTFVNFQLKDLDLREFASQSCNHAVYNLYAVSNHSGTTMGGHYTAYCKSPVSSEWHTFNDSRVTPMSSSHVRSSDAYLLFYELASPSSRM, encoded by the exons ATGAGGGACTCCTACACCGTGACACTGCCCGAGGAGCCCCCCGCGCTCCCCGACCTTCACAAGGACCTGCGGCCCCGCGCCTCCATGCCAGGGTCGCTGCTGGTCTCCACCTTCGTCGGGCTCGTCCTCAATAAGACCAAG agctccaAGGCGGTGCAGGGGCTGACTGGGCTGCGGAACCTCGGCAATACG TGCTTCATGAACTCCATCCTGCAGTGCCTGAGCAACACCAAGGAGCTGCGGGATTACTGCCTGCAGAACCAGTACCTGCGGGACCTCAACAACAACAGCCGCATGCGCACGGCGCTCATGTCAG AGTTTGCAAAGCTGATCCAGCTGCTCTGGACCTCGTCCCCCAACGAAAGCGTGAGCCCCTCCGAGTTCAAGACGCAGATCCAGAGATACGCCCCCCGCTTCGTCGGCTACAA CCAGCAGGATGCCCAGGAATTCCTGCGGTTCCTCCTGGATGGGTTGCACAGCGAGGTGAACCGTGTGCTGGTGCGGCCCCGGGCCAGCACGGACACCCTGGACCACCTCCC TGACGACGAGAAGAGCCGGCAGATGTGGAGGAGGTACCAGGAGAGGGAGGACAGCCGCATCAGcg ACCTCTTCGTTGGGCAGCTGAAGAGTTCGCTGACCTGCAGCGAGTGTGGCTACTGCTCCACCGCCTTCGACCCCTTCTGggacctgtccctgcccatccccaAG AAAGGCTACGGGGAGGTGACGCTCATGGACTGTCTCCGGCTCTTCACCAAAGAGGACGTGCTGGATGGGGACGAGAAACCG ACCTGTTGTCGCTGCAAAGCCAGGACGAGGTGCACGAAGAAATTCAGCATCCAGAAGTTCCCCAAGATCCTGGTGCTTC ACCTGAAGCGCTTCTCCGAGGCCAGGATACGAAGCAGCAAACTCACCACCTTCGTCAACTTCCAGCTGAAGGACCTGGACCTCCGGGAGTTCGCCTCGCAGAGCTGCA ATCACGCCGTTTACAACCTCTACGCCGTCTCCAACCACTCGGGCACCACCATGGGGGGACACTACACAGCCTACTGCAAGAGCCCCGTGTCCAGCGAGTGGCACACCTTCAACGACTCCCG CGTCACCCCGATGTCGTCCAGCCACGTCCGCAGCAGCGACGCCTACCTGCTCTTCTACGAGCTGGCCAGCCCGTCCTCCCGCATGtag